The genomic window TATGGACCCATCCATGATGATGCGCCAAAGGTCATAGACCCGGAGGCTCCGGCCTGAGTGGAGGCCCACATCCATGAGTTCCTGGAGCACCCCTGTATCGGTGACCCCCCGGAGGGTTCCTTCTGCCAAGGCCCTCACCAGGTTCCTGCAGGCCTCCCTGTAGGGGTGTTCCTTCCCGGACGCGTACAAGGGAATGTTCGTATCGATGAAAGTCAAGGGATGTGCTCCTCGTCAATCTGGTTCTCCAGGGCCGGCCACTCCTCCGACCCGGTGTCTACCAGGCACAGTTCCCTGGCCGCCCTGATCCTTTCCTCCCGGGTTGCCACGTAACGGTTCTCCAGGGATTCCCTGACTATCTCCGCCACGCTCGTTCCCTTCTCGGCGGCCTCAGCCTTGAGTTTACCTAGCAGTCTCCGGTCAAGCCTAAGCTCAAAACGCTCCCGGAATTCCATATAGGCGCTACCCCCTCGGGCTACGTATGCAAACTTACGTACATATCATACCGGTATTCGTGGCATCCGGTCAATAGCCGCAGAGGCCATGCCCCGGACGGGCAGGTTCTCCCCGTAATACCCACAAGGAGCAAAAGCACTTTCTACCCACGCGGCTTGGACTTGATGCCAGCGCAGCGGGGAAGGAAATGACACCGGCCCGGTGAACTATAAATAGGCATGCCTGAGTGAGGGCCAGCAATCCAGATACGGGCGAGGTGATTGAAGATCATATGAGTCAGAAGCTGCAGGAATTCAAGGAGAAGCGGCAAAGGCTCATGGCCCAGGCGGCCCAGGCGCCAACCCAGGCCAGGGTCATCGTGGGCATGGGAACCTGCGGCATTGCGGCAGGGGCCACGGATGTCTACCAGGCCCTTGCCGAACTCCTGGGCAACGGGAAGGCCAGGGCGACCCTGGCGAAGGTAGGCTGCATCGGGATGTGCGAGCAAGAGGTCCTGGTGGACGTGGCCCTGCCAGGGGAGAGGCGGGTCAGCTATGGCGACGTAACCCCTGAGAAGGCCGCCCGCATCGTAGAGCAGCACGTCCGGGAGCACAAGGTCGTGGAGGAGTGGGTTGCCGGCTACATCGAGGACCCCCTTCGCCCCTACCAGGACCTGGGGTTCTACAAGAAACAGCATCGCAGGGTGCTGGTGAATTGCGGTTTGATTGACCCCGAGGAGATCATCGACTACATAGCCCACGGCGGCTATCAAGGCCTTGTGAGGGCCCTGTCCTCCATGACCCAGGATGAAGTCATCGATCAGGTTAAGAGGTCCGGGCTGAGAGGGCGTGGGGGGGCCGGTTTCCCATCGGGACTCAAGTGGGAGTTCACCAGGCAGGCCCCGGGACCCCGGAAGTACGTGGTGTGTAACGGTGACGAAGGAGACCCCGGAGCCTTCATGGACCGGAGCATCCTGGAGGGAGACCCTCATGCTGTCATAGAGGGTATGATACTGGCGGCCTACGCCATCGGGGCCCAAGAGGGATACCTCTACGTCCGCGCGGAGTATCCACTGGCCATTAAGCGCCTCAAAATGGCATTGAGACAGGCCGAGGAAGAAAGGCTCCTGGGGGATGACATACTTGGCACAAGTTTCTCCTTCCACCTGAAGATCAAGGAGGGGGCTGGCGCCTTCGTGTGCGGGGAGGAAACAGCGCTCCTGGCCTCCATCGAGGGGGAGAGGGGAATGCCCAGGGCGCGCCCCCCGTTCCCTGCTCAGAAGGGCCTCTGGGGGTGCCCCACCAACATCAACAACGTGGAGACCTACGCCAATGTGCCTGCCATCGTCACTAGCGGTGGCGACTGGTACGCCCAGATAGGCACGGAGCGCTCCAAGGGCACCAAGGTGTTCGCCCTGGCCGGCAAGATCGCCAACACGGGTTTGGCGGAGGTGCCCATGGGCATCACGCTGCGGGAGATCATATATGACATAGGAGGCGGCGTATTTGGTAACCGCCAGTTCAAGGCTGTCCAGATCGGAGGCCCCTCCGGTGGGTGCCTGCCTGACGCCCTCCTGGATACCCCCGTGGACTATGATTCACTCACGGCCAGCGGTGCCATAATGGGGTCCGGTGGCCTCGTTGTGCTAGATGACAGAAGCTGCATGGTAGACATCGCCAAGTTCTTTCTGAAGTTCACCCAGAGTGAGTCTTGCGGCAAGTGTACCCCTTGCCGGGAAGGCACCCTCCGGATGCTGGAGCTCCTAGAGAGGATTAGCGAGGGCAAAGGCGAGGAGGCAGACATAGACCGCCTGGAGTCCCTGGCCAAGTCGGTCAAGGATGCCTCCCTTTGCGGCCTGGGCCAGACGGCACCCAACCCTGTGCTGACAACCCTCCGGTACTTCCGGGATGAATACGGGGAGCACATAGTGAACAAACGCTGCCCGGCTGGCGCCTGCATCGCACTGGTGGATTTCTACATAGAACCCGACCTATGCAAGAAGTGTGGCCTTTGCGCAAAGGCCTGTCCCACCCAGGCCATCACCGGGAGCAAGAATACGCCCTACGTTATTGACAAGGACAAGTGCATAAAGTGCGGGAGCTGTGAAGAGGTGTGCGCCACCAGTGCAGTGCTCCGCGGAAAGGAGGCGGCGTCGTGAGCACGGTCACCCTGTACATAGACGGTAAGGCCGTGGAGGTCCCTGCCGGGAGCACCATACTCCAGGCGGCCCAGATGGCCGGAATTGCCGTCCCCAACCTGTGCCACCACCCCTTCCTCAAGCCATCGGGGGCGTGCCGCATGTGCGTGGTGGAGGTTGAGGGCGCCAGGGCACTGATGGCCTCATGCACCACCCCAGCGGTTCAGGACATGAGGATATTCACGGAATCCCCCAGGGTCGTGGAGGCCCGCAAGACGGTGCTCCATCTCCTGCTGGCTAATCACCCCCTGGACTGCCTCACATGTGAGGCTGCCGGCGACTGCCAGCTCCAGGACTACTCCTATCGCTACGGAGTGGAGAAGTCCATGTACCAAGGGCAGCGAACCTCGTACCCTGTGGATGCATCCAACCCGTTCTTCCTGCGGGACTACGAGAAGTGCATACTCTGCGGCCGGTGCGTGAGGGTTTGCGACGAGATCATGGGTGTCAATGCCATTGACTACGCCCACCGGGGCTTCAAGACAAAGATCGCTACGGCCTTCGACGGGACCCTCCAGGAGAGCCCCTGTGTGTTCTGCGGCAACTGCGTCACCGCCTGCCCAGTAGGGGCCCTGGTGCCCAAGATGCAGAAGGGCCAGGGCAGGCCCTGGGAGATCCAGAAGGTCAGGACTGTGTGTTCCTATTGCGGTGTGGGCTGCCAGATCTACCTGCATGTCCGGAACGGCAAGGTGGTTGGAGTGTCTCCGGCGGATGGACCGGCCAACAGAGAGCTCCTTTGCGTCAAGGGCCGCTTTGGCCATGACTACCTGCACCACCCGGAACGCTTGACCAAGCCCCTGATAAGGGAGCATGGTGCCTTCCGGGAGGCTACCTGGGATGAGGCCCTGGGACTCGTGGCCTCGCGTCTTTCGGAGATCAAGGAAAAGCACGGGCCGGCGGCCCTCGCAGGCTTGGCTTCGGCCAAGGTAACCAATGAGGAGAACTACCTCATGCAGAAGCTGGTGAGGGGTGCCTTCGGCACCAATAATGTGGACCACTGTGCCAGGCTGTGCCATGCTTCCTCCGTTGCGGGCCTTGCCATTTCCTTCGGCAGCGGCGCCATGACCAACTCCATAGCGGAGACGGAAGGTGCCGACGCCATCTTCGTCATAGGCTCCAACACAACCGAGGCCCACCCTGTGATTGGCTCCTATATCGAGATGGCCCTTAAGCGGGGCGCCAGGCTCGTCGTGGCAGACCCCAGGACCATAGACCTGGCCCACAAGGCAGATGTGTTCATGCAGCAGATGCCCGGCACGGACGTGGCCTTGCTCAACGGGATGATGAACGTCATTCTGAAGGAACGACTCTACGACAAGGAGTTTGTCGCAGAGAGGACCGAGGGCTTCGCGGAGTTCGCGGAGACCCTGGAGTCCTACTCTCCTGAATACGTGGAGGGCATCACTGGCGTTCCCGCAGGCACCATCAGGGAGGCAGCGCGACTGTATGCCAAGGCCGAGCGCGCCGCTATCTTCTACTCCATGGGGATCACTCAGCATACCACCGGCACGGACAACGTAATGAGCATCGCCAACCTCGCGATGCTCACAGGCAACGTGGGCCGGGAGAGCACGGGCGTGAACCCATTGCGGGGCCAGAACAACGTGCAGGGTGCGTGCGACATGGGGGCCCTGCCCAACGTCTTCCCGGGGTACCAGAAGGTGGATGACGATGCCGCCAGGGCCAAGTTCGAGAAGGCCTGGGGCGTCACCCTCCCCTCGGCGCCAGGGCTTACCATGATGGAGATGATGAACGCCATCACACAGGGCAAGATAAAGGGACTGTACATAATGGGGGAGAACCCCATGGTTTCCGACCCTGACCTCGGTCACGTGGATGAGACCCTGGATGATTTGGAGTTCCTGGTTGTGCAGGACATATTCCTCACTGAGACGGCCCAGAAGGCCCACGTGGTACTGCCTGGCGCTGCCTTCAGCGAGAGGGACGGGACCTTCACCAACACCGAGAGACGGGTGCAGCTAGTTCACAAGGCTGTGGATCCACCGGGAGACAGCCTTCCGGACTGGAGAATACTAGTGAGGGTGGGCCGGCTGATGGGACTGGAGATGGACTACAGCCACCCGTCGGAGATAATGGCCGAGATAGCCTCCCTGGCTCCCAACTACGGTGGCATCACCCACGACCGCCTGGGAACTGCCGGGCTGCAGTGGCCATGCCCGTCCCGGGATCACCCTGGGACCCGTTTCCTGCACAAGGGCCAGTTCACCAGGGGCAAGGGCAAGTTCATGGCGGTGACATACAAGCCCGCGGCTGAGCTGCCTGATGAAGAATACCCACTGGTGCTCACCACTGGCCGCATGCTCTATCACTACCACACGGGCACTATGAGCCGCAGGTCCGCTGGCCTTCACGCCCACAGGCCCGCAGGCTACGTGGAGATTAATCCCAAGACAGCACAGGACCTCGGGGTGGAAGACGGCGACATGGTATCCGTGGAGTCCCGGAGGGGCCGCATCCACATCCAGGCCGCCGTCACGGGCACAGTGCCGAAACGGGTTGTGTTCATACCTTTCCACTTCGTGGAGGCCGCGGCTAATGTGCTGACAAACCCGGTCTTGGACCCCATTGCCAAGATACCAGAGCTAAAAGTGGCCGCAGTGAGGGTCCGGCCCTCAGAGAAGGGAGGGGCAGGCGAGTGAAGACGGCGGGAATCGATCTTGATCGCGTGGACGAGATCCTCAAGGGCCGTGAAGGGCAGAAGGGGGTACTCATAACCATCCTCCAGGAGCTCCAGGAGGCCTGCGGGTATCTACCTCGCCCAGTCCTGGAGAGGGTATCCAAGGCCATGAGGATCCCCGTGAGCAAGATATACGGGGTGGTGACCTTCTATGCTCAGTTCCACCTCAAGCCCCGGGGAGAGCATGTGATCAGGGTGTGCCTCGGCACCGCCTGTCACGTGAGGGGGGGCGAGAGGGTCCTGGAGAGGGTCTCGGAGGTCATCGGGATCCAGCCCGGGGAGACCACGGAGGACCTCAAGTTCACCCTGGAGAGGGTGGCGTGTCTTGGGGCCTGTGGCCTAGCCCCCGCCATGATGGTAGGGGACCAGACCTTTGGAAGGCTCACGGGGAAGAAGATAGAGAAGCTCCTGAAGAGGTACCAGGAATCCTGAGAAACGTGAAGGGCGGGGAGGCTCCGGGTCTCCCCGCCCGTACACACTGGCCAAGCCTCTAGCCGCCAGCGGAGCCAAACCTCACGGGCAAGATCAACTCCTCGGTGATGGACCCATCCTGTGGGCTTTCCGTGTAGATGACTATTGCCCCGTAAGGATTCGCAGGGGTCCCGATCTCCACCACCAGGTCGAAGCGGCTCCACTCGGTATCGCCGCTGGTGGTGCCGCTGGCCCTGCCCAGGACCATGTGGCCATCCTCCACCAGTACCCGGAAGGAACCTCCAGGCGCCACTCCAGCACCTGTCACCCTCACCTCACCCTGAACCTGGGTCCCAGGGATTGGAGATGTGACAATGAACCTGGGGCTGGCCGCCACCACAGGGATCTCCTCCACACCTTCCCCTGTGACACGCCGGACCTGGACCTGGAAGTCACCCTCATCCATGCTCACCAGCGCGAAGGGGTAGGTAAGGGCCTGGGTGACGTTATCACCAGGGCCAGGTTCCACCAGCACTACGTCTACCAGCCACACACCCCGGGACAGCCTGACCTCGTCCACCTTCACCGCGTAGCCTCCCGTGGGCCTCTCCCCTGCGGCCACCAGCACGTAGCGGATCCCGCCAAGGCTCCACTGGTACGCGCCCTCGTTATGCCTGTGTATCTCTATCCACTCAGTGAGAAGAGGGTCTGGGGGTTCGTCATACACCACTACCCCTGAAGGCATCTCTTGTACAGGCTCGGTATCCCCTCCGCCGCCCAAGGGGCCTTCGTCAATGGGTACTGCCGGTGCCCTGACGCATCCCGGCAGCACCACCAGGATTGCCACCACCAGGATGACCCCTATTGTCCTGGGCATCGCCGTGCCTCCTTCCCTTGCCCATATAGACGAAGGGCGAGGGTCACGGTTCCCTCCAGCGGGAAAAAACACGGCCTCGAGGTCAGGTGCTGGCGCCAGGGATTGCACAGGAAACCCTAGGTACCCATCGACGCAGGCCCCGCACAGGGTGCACTCCATGTGGACCATCTGGACCCTGCCACGGCCAAGACCAGGAGGCTCATGGGGCATCCCTGTCGTAGAAGCCGGCACTGGAAACCCCGCCTACCCAGGGAGCCAGGATCAGCACGATGAGCGCCAGGGAGTAGTAAAGACCCCACAGGCCGAACCTGGCGAGCCCCAAGTAGCGCAGCCTGTGAAGGGGCTTAAGCACTGCAGCCTCCACAGCCATCTGCAGCCCCGCAATGGGAAAGACGCAGCCGCAGGCGAGCCGGCGCCCGCGAACAAGGAAGACGCCAGCCACCTGGCCCACTACAAGAGGCTGAACACAGACACGCCCTTCATGGTGCCTTCCACTGGGAGATAGGGGGATAGTAGTCAGGGGTAACCGGAAGAATGAGAAACAGGCCAAGGGGCAATGCCTGGCGGAGGGCTTGTATCTTCAAGGCTCTCATCCTCCCAGGCCAACCGGGACTTGGATTATAACGCCGGCGGCTCAACTGAACCCCCGGGCCCCGGCCGGTAATGGGGATGAGCCCTGCCCCCTTAAGGGGCAATCTGGATGGCCGCCTAGTTCTCCTTTCCCAGTACCAGGTCGTACCGTTCCTCAACCAGGTCCTTTCCCCAGGCCTTCACCGGGTTCTCCCAGGTCTTCCTGAAGCCCGCTCGGCGGTACATGGCGATGGCGTCCTGCTGGTCGCTGGTAGTCAGGAGATACGCACTGCCAAACCCGCTGTCACGGCAAAACCCTACCGCCTCACTGATAAGTCTTGAGCCGAGCCCGGCACCGCGGTAGACAGGATGTACCAGGAGCCACCTGAGCTGGCCCTGCGGCCCTGGGCGGCCCACTATGCCTATGCATCCCACCATGGCGCCGGGAACCTCTGCCATCCAGAGCCTGTCCTTTTCCGGCGAGTACCCTTGGGCGAATTCCTGGAGCGTGCCTGCGACGTATGCCTCAAACTCCAGGTTGTAGCCGCACTCCTGGGAGTAGATGAGGGCGTGCATCCGGATGACGGACCCGATATCCCCGGGCCTGATGTCCCACCTTATCGCAGGCTCACGCCTGGAGGGTGCCTTTGCCGGTACAAGGAGGCGCTCCATTGTGGTCAGGGAGTCATCCAGGCTTTGGAGGTCCCCCCGGGACAGGCCTCCCAGGGGGCCTAGGGACAGGGTTTCCTGGCTCATGCCATCCAGTGCCCTGAGCGCTCTCCCCGTGAGGCAGATCACGCCATGCACCCCGGCGGAGCTTCTCTCAATGAAGCCGTTCCTCTCAAGCCTCCCGAGAACCTCCTCAAAGTAGCCAGTCTCTAAGCCCACCAGGTCTTCCAGTCCTGCCGCTCCCTGTTCCCGAGCTTCGCGGATCTCCAGCAGAACCTGGGCCTCCGCCAGCGAGAACGGGCTAGATGGGACTGGCCGGTCAAGAAGTCCTGGGAGGCTGGAGCAAAGCCTGTTCAACCGCTTCATGATCTGGGCTGTGCCGGTTCTGGGCAACCTCATTGAGCACTCCCTCCCGGTGAACAAGGCTTATGCCCGGGCCACCAGGTCTAGGCGGCCCTGGGACTCCAGGCTAGGCGTGAGCCGGTTTGCCCAGGTATTTCTTAATGACGTACCCGCTCTGCATGGCATAGAGCATGGCTCCGTAGTTCATCCGGAACCTCACCTCGTCCCCCACCTGCGGGGGCGGCTCCACGGCGGTCACGTCCAGGATCAAGTGGTCACTGCTGGCCGTCACTACCCTGGCCCCGGGGAGCAGGGGCTCAATGCCCTCC from Bacillota bacterium includes these protein-coding regions:
- a CDS encoding type II toxin-antitoxin system VapC family toxin, translating into MTFIDTNIPLYASGKEHPYREACRNLVRALAEGTLRGVTDTGVLQELMDVGLHSGRSLRVYDLWRIIMDGSILPVSVDDMDAARRLHARHPGLSPRELIHAAVMLNNGILTVISADQHFDEIEGISRLDPKNTGA
- a CDS encoding ribbon-helix-helix protein, CopG family, whose product is MEFRERFELRLDRRLLGKLKAEAAEKGTSVAEIVRESLENRYVATREERIRAARELCLVDTGSEEWPALENQIDEEHIP
- the nuoF gene encoding NADH-quinone oxidoreductase subunit NuoF, which encodes MAQAAQAPTQARVIVGMGTCGIAAGATDVYQALAELLGNGKARATLAKVGCIGMCEQEVLVDVALPGERRVSYGDVTPEKAARIVEQHVREHKVVEEWVAGYIEDPLRPYQDLGFYKKQHRRVLVNCGLIDPEEIIDYIAHGGYQGLVRALSSMTQDEVIDQVKRSGLRGRGGAGFPSGLKWEFTRQAPGPRKYVVCNGDEGDPGAFMDRSILEGDPHAVIEGMILAAYAIGAQEGYLYVRAEYPLAIKRLKMALRQAEEERLLGDDILGTSFSFHLKIKEGAGAFVCGEETALLASIEGERGMPRARPPFPAQKGLWGCPTNINNVETYANVPAIVTSGGDWYAQIGTERSKGTKVFALAGKIANTGLAEVPMGITLREIIYDIGGGVFGNRQFKAVQIGGPSGGCLPDALLDTPVDYDSLTASGAIMGSGGLVVLDDRSCMVDIAKFFLKFTQSESCGKCTPCREGTLRMLELLERISEGKGEEADIDRLESLAKSVKDASLCGLGQTAPNPVLTTLRYFRDEYGEHIVNKRCPAGACIALVDFYIEPDLCKKCGLCAKACPTQAITGSKNTPYVIDKDKCIKCGSCEEVCATSAVLRGKEAAS
- the fdhF gene encoding formate dehydrogenase subunit alpha, with protein sequence MSTVTLYIDGKAVEVPAGSTILQAAQMAGIAVPNLCHHPFLKPSGACRMCVVEVEGARALMASCTTPAVQDMRIFTESPRVVEARKTVLHLLLANHPLDCLTCEAAGDCQLQDYSYRYGVEKSMYQGQRTSYPVDASNPFFLRDYEKCILCGRCVRVCDEIMGVNAIDYAHRGFKTKIATAFDGTLQESPCVFCGNCVTACPVGALVPKMQKGQGRPWEIQKVRTVCSYCGVGCQIYLHVRNGKVVGVSPADGPANRELLCVKGRFGHDYLHHPERLTKPLIREHGAFREATWDEALGLVASRLSEIKEKHGPAALAGLASAKVTNEENYLMQKLVRGAFGTNNVDHCARLCHASSVAGLAISFGSGAMTNSIAETEGADAIFVIGSNTTEAHPVIGSYIEMALKRGARLVVADPRTIDLAHKADVFMQQMPGTDVALLNGMMNVILKERLYDKEFVAERTEGFAEFAETLESYSPEYVEGITGVPAGTIREAARLYAKAERAAIFYSMGITQHTTGTDNVMSIANLAMLTGNVGRESTGVNPLRGQNNVQGACDMGALPNVFPGYQKVDDDAARAKFEKAWGVTLPSAPGLTMMEMMNAITQGKIKGLYIMGENPMVSDPDLGHVDETLDDLEFLVVQDIFLTETAQKAHVVLPGAAFSERDGTFTNTERRVQLVHKAVDPPGDSLPDWRILVRVGRLMGLEMDYSHPSEIMAEIASLAPNYGGITHDRLGTAGLQWPCPSRDHPGTRFLHKGQFTRGKGKFMAVTYKPAAELPDEEYPLVLTTGRMLYHYHTGTMSRRSAGLHAHRPAGYVEINPKTAQDLGVEDGDMVSVESRRGRIHIQAAVTGTVPKRVVFIPFHFVEAAANVLTNPVLDPIAKIPELKVAAVRVRPSEKGGAGE
- the nuoE gene encoding NADH-quinone oxidoreductase subunit NuoE, which codes for MKTAGIDLDRVDEILKGREGQKGVLITILQELQEACGYLPRPVLERVSKAMRIPVSKIYGVVTFYAQFHLKPRGEHVIRVCLGTACHVRGGERVLERVSEVIGIQPGETTEDLKFTLERVACLGACGLAPAMMVGDQTFGRLTGKKIEKLLKRYQES
- a CDS encoding protease complex subunit PrcB family protein produces the protein MPRTIGVILVVAILVVLPGCVRAPAVPIDEGPLGGGGDTEPVQEMPSGVVVYDEPPDPLLTEWIEIHRHNEGAYQWSLGGIRYVLVAAGERPTGGYAVKVDEVRLSRGVWLVDVVLVEPGPGDNVTQALTYPFALVSMDEGDFQVQVRRVTGEGVEEIPVVAASPRFIVTSPIPGTQVQGEVRVTGAGVAPGGSFRVLVEDGHMVLGRASGTTSGDTEWSRFDLVVEIGTPANPYGAIVIYTESPQDGSITEELILPVRFGSAGG
- a CDS encoding GNAT family N-acetyltransferase: MRLPRTGTAQIMKRLNRLCSSLPGLLDRPVPSSPFSLAEAQVLLEIREAREQGAAGLEDLVGLETGYFEEVLGRLERNGFIERSSAGVHGVICLTGRALRALDGMSQETLSLGPLGGLSRGDLQSLDDSLTTMERLLVPAKAPSRREPAIRWDIRPGDIGSVIRMHALIYSQECGYNLEFEAYVAGTLQEFAQGYSPEKDRLWMAEVPGAMVGCIGIVGRPGPQGQLRWLLVHPVYRGAGLGSRLISEAVGFCRDSGFGSAYLLTTSDQQDAIAMYRRAGFRKTWENPVKAWGKDLVEERYDLVLGKEN